In Vibrio lentus, a single genomic region encodes these proteins:
- a CDS encoding DUF3149 domain-containing protein — translation MDFWLELLFGNAVGLSSMIVIFGALGLMMFYGGFFIYKVMTEKSPH, via the coding sequence ATGGACTTTTGGCTAGAACTCCTATTTGGTAATGCAGTGGGGCTATCTTCAATGATAGTAATATTCGGGGCTCTGGGTCTCATGATGTTTTATGGAGGCTTCTTCATATACAAAGTTATGACTGAAAAATCTCCTCACTAG
- a CDS encoding LuxR C-terminal-related transcriptional regulator → MAKQEAHNAILLAENNLQSILLKESIEQKVNLNIKLISPERINIKSFKNEDLVLIIIDFPTMSKQYIGKYQELRNEAESDVHEVLLNTPNDFSHSQMLKWQYLVGIFYTSDTLEKLVAGFNCILQGEMWVSRKLIYKYIRFYRDRQCAKTSPHYLKLTKREQQIIKLLGDGASNTQIADTLYVSENTVKAHLHNTFKKIKVKNRLQALIWVKNNIATSEFV, encoded by the coding sequence ATGGCTAAGCAGGAGGCTCACAACGCCATTTTACTTGCGGAAAACAATTTACAATCAATACTACTTAAAGAGTCTATCGAGCAGAAAGTTAACTTAAACATAAAACTCATCTCACCCGAAAGGATTAACATTAAATCCTTTAAAAACGAAGACTTAGTACTGATTATTATTGATTTCCCAACGATGAGTAAACAGTACATTGGGAAGTACCAAGAGCTAAGAAATGAAGCAGAAAGTGACGTACATGAAGTGCTACTCAATACACCAAACGACTTTTCACATTCTCAAATGCTTAAATGGCAATACCTCGTCGGTATTTTTTATACTTCAGACACACTTGAAAAGCTTGTGGCTGGCTTTAACTGCATTCTACAGGGTGAAATGTGGGTGAGCAGAAAGTTGATCTATAAATACATCCGGTTTTATAGAGATAGACAATGCGCAAAAACCAGCCCCCACTACCTCAAACTGACAAAACGCGAACAGCAGATAATTAAATTGCTTGGAGATGGGGCGTCTAACACCCAGATAGCTGACACGCTTTACGTTAGTGAGAATACGGTCAAAGCACACCTTCACAATACATTCAAAAAAATCAAAGTGAAGAACCGCTTACAAGCTCTGATTTGGGTGAAGAATAATATTGCAACGAGTGAGTTCGTTTAA
- a CDS encoding curlin subunit CsgB — MVIGKASLISLTCLYFLSGGFNNAIASDIEGDFLHNVNQDIVNDYNYLESFSSGDLDNYSELNISNATDSIAIIKQRSPGITANNRAKITQSGSSNSAYIGQTGRNNTALIDQNGSNNDAAIGQLGVNSEALISQDGNNNLAVIGQANFSRQSSQLSIDQKGNGNTAYLVGSGRSNLGISQDGNDFALVKASSSMRIYINQAN, encoded by the coding sequence ATGGTAATTGGGAAAGCATCACTTATCAGCTTAACTTGTTTATATTTTTTATCAGGAGGTTTTAATAATGCTATCGCGTCAGATATAGAAGGGGATTTTTTACATAATGTTAATCAAGATATAGTCAATGATTATAATTATTTAGAAAGCTTCTCTTCTGGAGATTTAGATAATTATTCAGAATTAAATATATCTAATGCTACTGATTCAATAGCAATAATAAAGCAACGCAGTCCTGGTATTACCGCGAACAACAGAGCGAAGATAACGCAAAGCGGAAGTTCTAACTCCGCATACATTGGTCAAACAGGGCGCAATAATACCGCCTTAATAGACCAGAATGGTTCAAATAACGATGCCGCAATTGGGCAACTCGGAGTAAATTCTGAAGCGCTTATTTCCCAAGACGGGAATAACAATTTAGCAGTTATCGGACAAGCTAACTTCTCAAGACAGAGTAGTCAGCTGAGCATTGACCAAAAAGGCAATGGCAATACTGCTTATTTGGTTGGTTCTGGAAGAAGTAATTTAGGAATTTCTCAAGACGGCAACGACTTTGCTTTAGTGAAAGCGTCTAGCTCAATGAGAATCTACATCAATCAAGCAAATTAG
- a CDS encoding curli production assembly/transport protein CsgE has translation MKIKLLTITLLSFALHAEEKSHGLENAAPLENGQKLEDSTNNLKEKFNDFSEVDGIIVDRTITRLGEDFYFFFSQSLNDSYPDLKENLTVKERPTALSGSIIEVQHSRKPIFRTALSPGRRQAKERAADATRVVGNYIIRWQAERIFQDTYDLDHDEF, from the coding sequence ATGAAAATCAAGCTGCTTACAATAACTCTGCTTTCCTTTGCTCTTCATGCAGAAGAAAAGAGTCATGGTCTTGAAAATGCTGCTCCTTTAGAAAATGGACAAAAACTTGAGGACTCGACAAATAATCTTAAGGAAAAATTCAATGACTTCAGTGAAGTCGATGGAATCATTGTGGACAGAACCATTACGCGGTTGGGAGAGGATTTCTATTTTTTCTTCTCGCAATCGCTCAATGATAGTTATCCCGACCTTAAGGAAAATTTGACGGTAAAAGAAAGGCCAACGGCGTTATCAGGAAGCATCATAGAGGTTCAACACTCTAGAAAACCTATCTTCCGTACGGCGTTGTCCCCTGGTCGTAGACAAGCGAAAGAACGCGCTGCCGATGCAACACGAGTGGTTGGGAATTACATCATCCGATGGCAAGCTGAACGGATCTTTCAGGACACTTACGATCTAGACCATGATGAATTTTAA
- a CDS encoding curli assembly protein CsgF has product MSIFFRKAVLIVLLASPSVYSSELVYTPVNPSFGGNALNSSHLFNHANAINDFEDPNARDIFDEQESALDRLASSLESRLISQLLADVGNGNTGQLETDDFFLNIVDDSGTLLVQIVDKETGESTEISVSGLNPDL; this is encoded by the coding sequence ATGTCGATATTTTTCAGAAAGGCTGTGCTTATTGTGTTGCTCGCTTCGCCTTCGGTTTACTCGAGCGAGTTAGTTTACACGCCCGTAAACCCAAGTTTTGGCGGAAATGCTTTAAACAGCTCTCACCTTTTTAATCACGCTAATGCCATCAATGATTTTGAAGACCCTAATGCTAGGGATATCTTTGATGAACAAGAGTCTGCGTTAGATCGTCTAGCTTCGAGTTTAGAGTCCCGTTTAATTAGCCAATTGCTTGCTGACGTAGGTAATGGAAACACGGGGCAGTTGGAAACTGATGATTTTTTCCTGAATATTGTGGATGATTCCGGGACTTTGTTGGTTCAAATCGTCGATAAAGAGACTGGGGAATCGACAGAAATCAGTGTCTCTGGATTAAACCCCGACCTCTAA
- a CDS encoding CsgG/HfaB family protein yields MKSIIIVFLTFVLGGCTYSMQIPETSETPKLMPRGSTYTDLISLPQPRGKILVSVYDFRDQTGQYKPQPNSNFSTAVPQGGTSLLTTALIDSQWFVPLEREGLQNLLTERKIIRAAQKKDKVVNNHGADLTSLSSANIVIEGGIVAYDSNIVTGGAGAKYLGIGGSGQYRTDQVTVNLRAVDVRTGQVLLSVTTSKTISSHEIGFGAFRFVDYKELLEVEMGYSQNEPVNIAVMSAIDAAVIHLIVKGMKRGMWSPGDPDAIRHPIIARYLAADTDIL; encoded by the coding sequence ATGAAATCGATCATTATCGTCTTCTTGACCTTTGTGTTGGGAGGGTGCACTTACTCTATGCAAATTCCAGAGACTTCTGAAACGCCAAAGCTGATGCCGAGAGGATCGACTTATACGGACCTGATCTCATTACCTCAACCTCGCGGTAAAATACTTGTTTCGGTTTATGATTTTAGAGATCAAACGGGACAGTATAAACCTCAGCCAAACAGTAACTTTTCGACAGCGGTACCACAGGGTGGAACGTCTTTACTGACCACGGCATTGATAGATTCCCAGTGGTTTGTTCCTCTAGAGCGTGAAGGGCTCCAGAACTTGTTGACGGAACGTAAGATCATTCGTGCTGCTCAGAAAAAAGACAAGGTAGTGAACAATCACGGAGCCGACTTAACATCGTTGAGCTCTGCGAATATCGTTATTGAAGGCGGTATTGTTGCTTATGACTCTAATATTGTTACAGGTGGGGCTGGTGCGAAGTATCTTGGCATTGGTGGCTCAGGGCAGTATAGAACCGATCAAGTGACGGTTAACTTAAGAGCCGTTGATGTAAGAACAGGGCAAGTTTTACTGAGCGTTACGACATCCAAAACCATTTCCTCACATGAAATTGGCTTCGGTGCTTTTCGATTTGTTGATTACAAAGAGTTACTCGAAGTTGAGATGGGTTATAGCCAAAATGAACCGGTAAATATCGCGGTAATGTCAGCCATAGATGCGGCTGTGATTCACTTAATCGTTAAGGGAATGAAACGTGGGATGTGGTCACCAGGTGACCCTGATGCAATTAGACATCCAATTATCGCCCGCTACTTAGCCGCGGACACTGACATCCTTTAG